From the genome of Sandaracinaceae bacterium, one region includes:
- a CDS encoding HD domain-containing protein, which yields MSASTPLIDRARELARAAHAEQTRKAGDVPYFTHLESVAEILVAHGHDDEVTVAAAYLHDLLEDQPAHAPRLREEMPAEVVATVEALTEKKTDGRGKTRDKRARFRDYVAGLKEDTEAARRAIPISCADKIHNTRSLVSAEREGHALLMRLSTRPGQHEAQLTTLRAIYAGRVRPALLASFDEAKNALLDTLAAWLPGWAVTICAQAHLGQFDKAGQPYVYHPLRLVLAADTPEARMAAALHDVVEDSPFWTVERLADEGFPETVLRAIDALSKRDGESYDDFLARVEAEPLATRVKLLDLADNADLSRLASPTDADRARVEKYRRAIARLEAASKRRSLRIALDDASRAALRARAVHPVVRGTHVTLVHRVDPDTFSPAWIPGGAAVGDEVELQVVGEVRDEAVQALVVAIGGETRRPEDGGVLHATVSRARGARSRDSNRLLRDATPEPVDLGAPGDVLRGRVQWVDS from the coding sequence ATGTCAGCCTCCACCCCGCTGATCGATCGCGCCCGCGAGCTGGCCCGCGCGGCCCACGCAGAGCAGACGCGGAAGGCGGGCGACGTGCCCTATTTCACGCACCTCGAGAGCGTCGCGGAGATCCTCGTCGCGCACGGTCACGACGACGAGGTGACGGTGGCCGCGGCCTACCTTCACGACCTGCTCGAGGATCAGCCCGCGCACGCGCCGCGGCTGCGCGAGGAGATGCCGGCCGAGGTCGTCGCGACGGTGGAGGCGCTGACCGAGAAGAAGACCGACGGGCGCGGCAAGACGCGCGACAAGCGCGCGCGCTTTCGCGACTACGTGGCCGGTCTGAAGGAGGACACCGAGGCGGCGCGCCGGGCGATCCCGATCAGCTGCGCCGACAAGATCCACAACACGCGCAGCCTCGTGTCGGCCGAGCGGGAGGGGCACGCGCTCCTCATGCGCCTGAGCACGCGGCCCGGACAGCACGAGGCCCAGCTGACGACCCTGCGCGCGATCTACGCGGGCCGCGTCCGCCCGGCGCTGCTCGCGTCGTTCGACGAGGCCAAGAACGCGCTGCTCGACACCCTCGCCGCGTGGCTCCCCGGCTGGGCGGTGACGATCTGCGCGCAGGCGCATCTCGGACAGTTCGACAAGGCCGGCCAGCCCTACGTCTACCACCCGCTCCGGCTCGTGCTCGCGGCGGACACGCCCGAAGCGCGCATGGCGGCGGCGCTGCACGACGTGGTGGAGGACAGCCCCTTCTGGACCGTCGAGCGCCTCGCGGACGAGGGGTTCCCCGAGACGGTCCTCCGCGCGATCGACGCCCTGTCCAAGCGCGACGGGGAGAGCTACGACGACTTCCTCGCCCGCGTGGAGGCGGAGCCGCTGGCGACCCGCGTGAAGCTGCTCGACCTGGCGGACAACGCGGATCTGTCGCGCCTCGCTTCACCGACCGACGCCGACCGGGCGCGCGTGGAGAAGTACCGCCGCGCGATCGCTCGCCTCGAGGCGGCCTCGAAGCGGCGCTCGCTCCGGATCGCGCTCGACGACGCGAGCCGAGCGGCGCTACGCGCGCGCGCCGTGCATCCCGTCGTGCGGGGGACCCACGTGACGCTGGTCCACCGCGTCGACCCCGACACCTTCTCTCCCGCCTGGATCCCGGGCGGCGCGGCGGTCGGCGACGAGGTGGAGCTCCAGGTCGTCGGAGAGGTGCGCGACGAGGCCGTGCAGGCGCTCGTGGTCGCGATCGGCGGCGAGACGCGACGCCCCGAGGACGGCGGCGTGCTGCACGCCACGGTCAGCCGCGCGCGAGGCGCCCGCTCGAGAGACAGCAACCGCCTGCTGCGCGACGCCACGCCCGAGCCGGTCGACCTCGGGGCGCCGGGCGATGTGCTCCGCGGTAGGGTCCAGTGGGTGGACTCGTAG
- a CDS encoding serine/threonine-protein kinase: protein MSSTPDTPSTDPPADPLLGTLVGDRYRILEPLARGGMGRVYRAMQVQLSREVAVKVLDTAGDVEPRLREDFTRRFLLEASSLAKLNHPNTIVIYDYGQVDDDTYFIAMELLTGRTLRQVMKDGLVDAEHVIKIGAQIAASLAEAHDQGLIHRDLKPGNIFLTKRGDDPEFVKVLDFGLVKHRPETGLDASHTGFMVGTPKYMAPEQIVGDPVSPATDVYGLGATLYHALAGRPPFEADNRFELLVKHADVDPDPISEVSAAQLPDGLEQVILRCLRKRPSERYASMREVAHALLACSTRSGSWPLGGLISAPGLREEPETDDSTRVSKPRPRPTPLETAEAPSQSGVRASTPAPVAPATPAPVAAPAEAPRSQRTLLALVVGALALSALAVGFVVYRGLEAPAAQPAPAPPPVVAPPPEPAPPEEASEATPAAPVDTVVRLTTEPEGAQVRRDGRDLGDAPLNLVIPSGEIWTLDVSARGHDDRTLTVRGGQRELHVRLEPTRIQRPRRPSAGERDRPRTDRPRTDNRDPWAEEP, encoded by the coding sequence TTGTCATCCACGCCCGATACGCCCTCCACGGACCCGCCCGCCGATCCGCTCCTGGGCACCCTCGTCGGCGACCGCTATCGCATCCTCGAGCCGCTCGCGCGTGGGGGGATGGGGCGCGTCTACCGGGCGATGCAGGTGCAGCTGAGCCGCGAGGTCGCGGTGAAGGTCCTCGACACGGCCGGGGACGTGGAGCCGCGCCTGCGCGAGGACTTCACGCGTCGCTTCCTCCTCGAGGCGTCGTCGCTCGCGAAGCTGAACCACCCGAACACGATCGTCATCTACGACTACGGCCAGGTCGACGACGACACGTACTTCATCGCCATGGAGCTGCTCACGGGGCGCACCCTGCGTCAGGTGATGAAGGACGGCCTGGTCGACGCCGAGCACGTGATCAAGATCGGCGCGCAGATCGCCGCGAGCCTCGCGGAGGCGCACGATCAGGGGCTGATCCACCGCGACCTGAAGCCGGGCAACATCTTCCTGACCAAGCGCGGGGACGACCCGGAGTTCGTCAAGGTGCTCGACTTCGGGCTCGTGAAACACCGCCCGGAGACCGGCCTCGACGCCAGCCACACCGGCTTCATGGTGGGCACGCCCAAGTACATGGCCCCCGAGCAGATCGTGGGGGATCCGGTCAGCCCGGCGACCGACGTGTACGGCCTCGGCGCGACCCTCTACCACGCGCTCGCGGGGCGTCCTCCGTTCGAGGCCGACAACCGGTTCGAGCTCCTCGTCAAACACGCCGACGTCGATCCGGACCCGATCAGCGAGGTCTCCGCCGCGCAGCTCCCGGACGGGCTGGAGCAGGTCATCTTGCGATGCTTGCGCAAGCGGCCCTCGGAGCGCTACGCGTCGATGCGCGAGGTGGCGCACGCCCTGCTGGCCTGCTCGACCCGCTCGGGCTCCTGGCCGCTGGGCGGTCTGATCAGCGCGCCAGGGCTCCGGGAGGAGCCCGAGACCGACGACTCCACGCGCGTGTCCAAGCCTCGCCCCCGGCCGACGCCCCTGGAGACGGCGGAGGCGCCGTCGCAGAGCGGCGTGCGCGCCTCGACCCCCGCTCCCGTCGCTCCGGCCACGCCCGCGCCGGTGGCCGCGCCCGCGGAGGCGCCCCGGAGCCAGCGGACCCTGCTCGCCCTCGTCGTGGGCGCGCTCGCGCTCAGCGCGCTGGCCGTGGGCTTCGTGGTCTATCGAGGGCTCGAGGCGCCGGCCGCCCAGCCCGCGCCTGCGCCGCCGCCGGTCGTCGCCCCCCCGCCCGAGCCTGCTCCGCCGGAGGAGGCGAGCGAGGCCACGCCGGCCGCGCCCGTCGACACGGTCGTGAGGTTGACCACCGAGCCCGAGGGAGCGCAGGTCCGTCGAGACGGGCGCGATCTCGGCGACGCGCCGCTGAATCTGGTGATCCCGAGCGGGGAGATCTGGACCCTCGACGTCTCGGCGCGGGGCCACGACGATCGCACGCTGACGGTGCGCGGTGGGCAGCGAGAGCTGCACGTGCGACTCGAGCCGACGCGCATCCAGCGTCCGCGACGGCCGAGCGCGGGCGAGCGGGACCGTCCCCGCACCGACCGTCCCCGCACAGACAATCGCGATCCATGGGCGGAGGAGCCGTGA
- a CDS encoding tetratricopeptide repeat protein yields MIRAIAYLSLVALLLASVSTAEAQRRRRLSPDERRARELFTLGDESYANGRYDAAIAAFEEAYRLSERPLLLFNLANAQERAGYLRDAVSSLERYLPHARRSERDEVESRLVALRERVAEEDRAEAAARAEAEAAEAAEAASAAEAARAPEPSEPAVVRGPDLLPASLVLGGGGALIIAAAVTGGLALRARDTASAHCVDGLCSVEAEGPLATDEALSITTDVLAVTGLAAAGLGVYLLVDALSRGESTEASVDVAIGPNGGALFARGRF; encoded by the coding sequence GTGATCCGCGCGATCGCGTACCTCTCCCTCGTCGCCCTCCTGCTCGCCAGCGTCTCGACCGCGGAGGCGCAGCGCCGACGCAGGCTCTCTCCCGACGAGCGGCGGGCGCGGGAGCTGTTCACGCTCGGGGACGAGTCGTACGCGAACGGGCGCTACGACGCCGCGATCGCCGCGTTCGAGGAGGCCTACCGACTCAGCGAGCGGCCGCTGCTCTTGTTCAACCTGGCCAACGCGCAGGAGCGGGCCGGGTATCTGCGCGACGCGGTGAGCAGCCTCGAGCGATACCTGCCGCATGCGCGTCGGAGCGAGCGCGACGAGGTCGAGAGCCGGCTCGTGGCGCTGCGAGAGCGCGTCGCGGAGGAGGACCGCGCCGAGGCAGCGGCGCGCGCGGAGGCCGAGGCGGCGGAGGCGGCGGAGGCGGCGAGCGCGGCCGAAGCGGCGCGCGCGCCCGAGCCGTCGGAGCCGGCGGTCGTGCGGGGGCCGGATCTCTTGCCCGCCTCGCTCGTCCTCGGCGGGGGCGGAGCGTTGATCATCGCCGCGGCGGTGACCGGAGGGCTCGCGCTCAGGGCCCGCGACACGGCGAGCGCCCACTGCGTCGACGGCCTCTGCAGCGTGGAGGCCGAGGGACCCCTCGCCACCGACGAGGCGCTCTCGATCACGACCGACGTGCTCGCGGTCACGGGCCTCGCGGCGGCGGGGCTGGGCGTCTACCTGCTGGTGGACGCGCTCTCTCGCGGCGAGTCGACCGAAGCCTCCGTGGACGTCGCGATCGGCCCGAACGGCGGCGCGCTCTTCGCGAGAGGACGATTCTGA
- a CDS encoding protein kinase has translation MAASIPEEHRRGRYLLSQRLGVGDVAEVYLAQLEGEGGFRRDIVLKCLRPELGREPERVRLFLEEANLVAQLRHPNIVQALDLSRDGADYFMALELVDGPSLANLIGYTRGVGTRIPVEMGAHVIAEAARGLHYAHEAQGAEGQGVVHRDVRPGNILISQLGEVKVADFSAALSSSSRWAARSRMRGSGYVAPEQTAGGELDRRADIYALGVVLWEIGTGRPLVSNEAGPEGPIDIPPPSELDERLDFRFDAIVARATAPDPRDRYATAHELADALRDWLSAFGRPTGREELADWMTTACPDLGPGGLTPLEATTDSGVFPTPTETVAPPPPDPDLPETEDALLGRDEELRAMDGAIVRGRRVLCLSGRGGVGKTRAAVTWAAQVRDTTGARAVFCDAQQARTAEDAAHLVIAKLAPSSVQPRGSRDPVQDAGELLASAGPSVVVFDQLDQLLEEAGGLFTPWLERAPEAIFVITSREPPKLAQAEQIALEPLAGSYGDELRGPAADLFFARLEEVGGEEAVQRWRDPERLREVERVLRRLDGLPLAIVVTAARAANETPSGMAAELRPSSPGVVEDVTEAALRDAWNDCNGEERSALLQCSVFHGSFTGISATAVLRVESAPKALAALVDKSLLLQEGGRFRLHQSVRDLCASVTDPVLVEAARERHAAYFLDAGEGLLSSLRGPGAGRAFALLGTAEAELRGIHGLAVAQRDGDRAMRAALCLEPTLARRGDHRSLVALLELARSAGPRPSLAARGALAEARAHGWQFDFQPALEAANRGLDLAKNAGEPELMAEARSELAMVEVRCGQGTDAAKRYRDALAAMREAGDRRGEGVVLLRLANLLSEQGETQAATMMYRVALEASRDAQDRVYEGITLSNLGAQLLDDGRPDQAHQALYLSEEIFRELGEERYGAVSRGLIGYAVALQGSWEQGAEAVERAVETLQRIGERGVIVFFLGVLVSARARLGDDAAARKWAAHMTGVAASLRGTPVEHITGLRKGHIELLDAAKAAAEGDRVEATRLIESARARAQSAPRDVLTTLRIAAADLWEHSEQVEDEILPTRRRKSSLGRIRLVKRPDDP, from the coding sequence ATGGCTGCGTCAATCCCGGAAGAGCACAGGCGGGGGCGCTACCTGCTGAGCCAGCGCCTCGGCGTGGGCGACGTCGCCGAGGTGTACCTGGCGCAGCTCGAAGGGGAAGGCGGGTTTCGTCGGGACATCGTGCTCAAGTGTTTGCGCCCCGAGCTCGGCCGGGAGCCCGAGCGCGTCCGTCTCTTCCTGGAAGAGGCAAACCTCGTCGCGCAGCTCCGGCATCCCAACATCGTGCAGGCGCTCGACCTGTCCCGTGATGGTGCCGATTACTTCATGGCGCTCGAGCTGGTCGACGGCCCCTCGCTCGCCAACTTGATCGGCTACACGCGCGGCGTGGGCACGCGCATCCCCGTCGAGATGGGCGCGCACGTGATCGCGGAGGCCGCACGCGGACTGCACTACGCGCACGAAGCGCAGGGCGCAGAGGGCCAGGGCGTGGTCCACCGCGACGTGCGGCCGGGCAACATCCTCATCTCCCAGCTCGGGGAGGTGAAGGTCGCGGACTTCAGCGCCGCGCTGTCGTCTTCGTCGCGGTGGGCCGCGCGCAGCCGCATGCGAGGCAGCGGCTACGTCGCGCCGGAGCAGACCGCGGGCGGAGAGCTCGATCGTCGCGCGGACATCTACGCGCTCGGCGTCGTGCTCTGGGAGATCGGGACGGGTCGGCCCCTCGTGTCCAACGAGGCGGGACCCGAGGGCCCCATCGACATCCCGCCCCCCTCCGAGCTCGACGAGCGGCTCGACTTCCGCTTCGACGCCATCGTCGCCCGCGCGACCGCGCCCGACCCGCGAGACCGCTACGCGACCGCGCACGAGCTGGCGGACGCGCTGCGGGACTGGCTGAGCGCGTTCGGTCGACCCACCGGCCGCGAGGAGCTGGCCGACTGGATGACCACCGCCTGTCCGGACCTCGGCCCGGGCGGCCTGACGCCGCTGGAGGCGACGACCGACTCCGGCGTCTTCCCGACGCCCACCGAGACCGTCGCCCCGCCGCCCCCGGATCCCGATCTCCCGGAGACCGAAGACGCGCTGCTCGGCCGGGACGAGGAGCTGCGGGCCATGGACGGCGCGATCGTGCGCGGGCGCCGCGTGCTGTGTCTCTCCGGGCGGGGCGGCGTGGGCAAGACGCGCGCCGCGGTCACCTGGGCCGCGCAGGTGCGCGACACGACGGGCGCGCGCGCCGTCTTCTGCGACGCCCAGCAGGCGAGGACCGCGGAGGACGCCGCGCACCTCGTCATCGCCAAGCTCGCGCCGTCGAGCGTGCAGCCGCGGGGCTCGCGGGATCCCGTTCAAGACGCGGGCGAGCTGCTGGCGAGCGCCGGCCCGTCGGTGGTGGTCTTCGACCAGCTCGATCAGCTGCTCGAGGAGGCCGGGGGGCTGTTCACGCCCTGGCTCGAGCGCGCCCCGGAGGCCATCTTCGTGATCACGTCGCGCGAGCCGCCGAAGCTCGCGCAGGCCGAGCAGATCGCGCTCGAGCCGCTCGCCGGCTCCTACGGGGACGAGCTCCGGGGCCCCGCGGCGGACCTGTTCTTCGCGCGGCTCGAAGAGGTGGGCGGCGAGGAGGCGGTCCAGCGCTGGCGCGACCCCGAGCGCCTGCGGGAGGTCGAGCGCGTGCTCCGTCGCCTCGATGGGCTGCCGCTCGCCATCGTCGTGACCGCGGCCCGCGCCGCGAACGAGACGCCCTCGGGCATGGCGGCCGAGCTCCGCCCCTCCTCCCCCGGGGTCGTCGAGGACGTCACCGAGGCGGCGCTCCGCGACGCGTGGAACGACTGCAACGGCGAGGAGCGGAGCGCCCTCCTCCAGTGCTCGGTGTTCCACGGCTCGTTCACCGGCATCTCGGCCACCGCGGTCCTGCGCGTCGAGTCCGCCCCGAAGGCGCTCGCGGCGCTGGTCGACAAGTCACTGCTCTTGCAAGAGGGCGGGCGCTTCCGGCTTCACCAGAGCGTGCGCGATCTCTGCGCGAGCGTGACGGACCCCGTGCTCGTGGAGGCCGCGCGCGAGCGGCACGCGGCGTACTTCCTCGACGCGGGCGAGGGCCTGCTGAGCAGCCTGCGCGGGCCCGGCGCGGGGCGCGCGTTCGCCTTGCTCGGGACCGCCGAGGCCGAGCTGCGCGGCATCCATGGGCTCGCCGTGGCCCAGCGCGACGGCGACCGCGCGATGCGGGCCGCGCTCTGCCTCGAGCCGACCCTCGCGCGGCGCGGAGACCACCGCAGCCTCGTGGCGCTGCTCGAGCTCGCGCGGAGCGCGGGGCCGCGGCCGTCCCTCGCCGCCCGGGGCGCGCTCGCCGAGGCGCGCGCTCACGGCTGGCAGTTCGATTTCCAGCCTGCCCTCGAGGCGGCCAACCGCGGCCTCGATCTGGCGAAGAACGCGGGCGAGCCCGAGCTGATGGCCGAGGCGCGCAGCGAGCTCGCGATGGTCGAGGTGCGCTGCGGCCAGGGCACCGACGCCGCCAAGCGGTATCGCGACGCCCTCGCCGCGATGCGCGAGGCGGGCGACCGGCGGGGCGAGGGCGTGGTGCTGCTTCGGCTGGCCAACCTGCTGAGCGAGCAAGGCGAGACCCAGGCCGCGACGATGATGTACCGCGTGGCGCTCGAGGCGAGCCGCGACGCGCAGGACCGCGTGTACGAGGGCATCACCCTGAGCAACCTCGGCGCGCAGCTGCTCGACGACGGCCGCCCCGATCAGGCCCACCAGGCGCTCTACCTCTCCGAGGAGATCTTCCGCGAGCTCGGCGAGGAGCGCTACGGCGCGGTCTCGCGTGGGCTCATCGGCTACGCGGTCGCCCTGCAGGGCAGCTGGGAGCAGGGCGCGGAGGCCGTCGAGCGCGCCGTCGAGACGCTCCAGCGCATCGGCGAGCGGGGCGTCATCGTGTTCTTCCTTGGCGTGCTCGTCTCGGCGCGCGCGCGCCTCGGTGACGACGCCGCGGCGCGGAAGTGGGCGGCGCACATGACGGGCGTCGCCGCGTCACTCCGCGGCACCCCGGTCGAGCACATCACGGGATTGCGCAAGGGCCACATCGAGCTGCTCGACGCCGCGAAGGCGGCGGCCGAGGGAGACCGGGTCGAGGCCACTCGGCTGATCGAGTCGGCCCGCGCGCGCGCGCAATCGGCTCCGCGAGACGTCCTGACGACGCTCCGGATCGCGGCGGCGGACCTCTGGGAGCACAGCGAGCAAGTGGAGGACGAGATCCTCCCGACGCGGCGTCGGAAGTCCTCCCTCGGGCGGATCCGGCTCGTGAAGCGCCCCGACGATCCGTGA